The Methanococcoides methylutens genome has a window encoding:
- a CDS encoding AraC family transcriptional regulator, with product MEIIYETEITELEERTVACVSFVGNYVGKVEVFAELFGKLGNWAGPKQLMGPNTLFMSAYYDDPGVTPPEELKLDACMTIDDDVEVEGEIKKQKLPGGKYVVMHAELTGAEEYGPAWEKIVGWLMENNLEMDMSRASYEIYLNDPEEHPEKHHILDICMPVK from the coding sequence TTGGAAATAATATACGAAACAGAGATAACAGAATTAGAAGAAAGAACCGTAGCATGCGTTTCCTTTGTCGGTAACTATGTGGGTAAGGTAGAGGTCTTTGCAGAGCTGTTCGGTAAATTGGGCAACTGGGCAGGCCCGAAGCAATTGATGGGACCGAATACTCTTTTTATGTCTGCCTATTACGATGATCCGGGCGTTACCCCTCCGGAAGAACTTAAGCTGGATGCATGCATGACCATCGACGATGATGTTGAAGTCGAGGGTGAGATCAAGAAGCAGAAACTCCCCGGTGGAAAGTATGTAGTAATGCATGCAGAACTGACAGGAGCAGAAGAATATGGCCCTGCATGGGAAAAGATCGTAGGGTGGCTTATGGAAAATAATCTTGAAATGGATATGTCCCGGGCAAGTTATGAGATCTATTTGAATGATCCAGAGGAGCATCCGGAAAAGCATCATATTCTTGATATATGCATGCCAGTCAAGTGA
- a CDS encoding SDH family Clp fold serine proteinase, which translates to MDIIADQGGIILVSISEITVTEILIILSLIFFLYAFVYPQSQLKKIKMQRLSMIKRMERMWGTKVLTMIHRKEAVSMVGFPVYQYIDVEDAEQVLRAIRETGDRPIDIIMQTPGGQMHASIQIARALNNHKEKVRIMIPHYCMSGGTIIALAADEILMDPDAVIGPIDPQVGDLIRGTYPAPSWIYAAEKKGMDADDTTIIMSEISKKAMELTKDVIMELLEKKIQDEEKRKSVAQKLLSGEMIHVTPISAKEAIELGLPVSTELPSEVHDFMKFFRSAKMSVEYVE; encoded by the coding sequence GTGGATATTATTGCTGATCAAGGGGGTATCATTCTGGTCTCAATTTCCGAAATCACCGTCACAGAAATTCTGATAATCTTATCTCTGATCTTCTTCTTGTACGCTTTTGTCTATCCTCAGTCCCAGCTCAAGAAGATTAAGATGCAAAGGCTTTCCATGATCAAACGGATGGAGCGCATGTGGGGCACAAAGGTTCTTACCATGATACACAGGAAAGAAGCAGTTTCTATGGTAGGTTTTCCTGTCTACCAGTACATAGATGTTGAGGATGCTGAACAGGTACTTCGAGCCATCAGGGAGACCGGTGACCGGCCCATAGATATTATCATGCAAACACCCGGAGGTCAAATGCATGCCAGCATACAGATCGCACGGGCTCTTAATAATCATAAAGAAAAGGTCAGGATAATGATTCCTCACTATTGCATGTCAGGGGGTACCATCATTGCCCTTGCTGCAGATGAGATTTTAATGGATCCTGATGCAGTCATAGGCCCAATAGACCCACAGGTGGGTGATCTCATTCGTGGAACATACCCGGCACCCTCATGGATCTATGCAGCCGAAAAGAAAGGAATGGATGCTGATGACACGACCATCATCATGAGCGAGATATCAAAAAAAGCAATGGAGCTTACAAAAGATGTTATCATGGAATTGCTTGAGAAGAAAATTCAAGATGAAGAAAAAAGGAAGTCCGTTGCTCAAAAACTATTAAGTGGGGAGATGATACATGTCACTCCGATCTCTGCAAAAGAGGCTATTGAACTTGGTCTGCCGGTCAGCACTGAATTGCCTTCAGAAGTCCATGATTTCATGAAGTTTTTCAGGTCTGCAAAGATGAGCGTGGAATATGTTGAGTAA
- a CDS encoding type 1 glutamine amidotransferase family protein: MTKIAHLYVLNTMADWEPSYLIAELNSGRYFRKNASEYTVMTVGITKEPVVTMGGLRIEPDISLDELMTDDAGVLILPGGDTWLEDIHTPILEKAKEFLDAGITVGAICGATLGFAKAGLLDNRLHTSNDLDYLKTVCPDYTGESFYRQEPAVTDGNLITASGIAPLEFAKEVIRNLDVFSAQTLEAWYQLYVTHKTQYFYAIMESLEE, translated from the coding sequence ATGACTAAAATAGCTCATCTTTACGTTCTTAACACGATGGCCGACTGGGAGCCGAGTTACCTGATCGCTGAATTGAATTCCGGCCGTTATTTCAGGAAGAATGCAAGCGAATACACGGTCATGACAGTAGGTATTACAAAAGAGCCTGTTGTTACCATGGGTGGGTTGCGTATTGAGCCAGACATTAGCCTTGATGAATTAATGACTGACGATGCCGGAGTGCTGATCCTGCCAGGTGGCGATACCTGGCTTGAAGATATTCACACGCCAATACTGGAGAAAGCAAAGGAGTTCCTGGATGCAGGTATCACTGTTGGTGCCATATGTGGTGCAACTCTGGGTTTTGCTAAAGCCGGCCTTCTGGATAACAGACTCCATACAAGTAACGATCTGGATTACCTGAAAACGGTCTGTCCCGATTACACAGGAGAATCATTTTATCGTCAGGAGCCTGCTGTGACTGATGGTAACCTTATAACTGCCTCAGGGATTGCCCCTCTTGAATTCGCAAAGGAAGTTATCAGGAACCTGGATGTATTTTCGGCTCAGACCCTTGAAGCATGGTATCAGTTATATGTTACTCATAAGACGCAGTATTTCTATGCAATTATGGAGTCGCTGGAAGAGTGA
- a CDS encoding epoxyqueuosine reductase, whose translation MEEQTELNMEYLSKTLQEMALTLGAFKAGIATTETLAGGPPSADLTYVLPEAKSAVVFAIAFDQNLIESYFRKEDHKSMETNKVRSTTLANGIALEMAAFLEDFGFKAVPLNANFVYREKVMEFMKEQKSELHPPVSHRYLAVRSGIGHFGYSGHIITKENGSAIVLGSVVTDAELIPTEPLPEEENYCDGCKICLAACSSGYVDPLEKVTVTLGGKEFSYGKRKNFFRCGLVCGGLAGLSSSGKWSTWSPTRFDIPEKDEDFRAAMIENQQAQCGRPEAKGGFFSAGGRMEYTCSNCNLICHPDKEIRKARLKMLRKSGVVIEEPDGTRRAVSPEEAKEYLKSMPLERRKFYEDVSEE comes from the coding sequence ATGGAAGAGCAAACAGAATTAAACATGGAATATTTATCCAAAACACTTCAGGAGATGGCTTTAACTCTTGGAGCATTCAAGGCGGGGATTGCAACAACTGAAACCCTTGCAGGTGGGCCTCCATCGGCAGATCTGACATATGTGCTTCCAGAAGCAAAATCTGCAGTTGTTTTTGCCATAGCTTTTGATCAGAATCTTATTGAATCTTATTTCAGGAAAGAAGACCACAAATCTATGGAAACAAACAAAGTGCGATCCACTACTCTTGCCAATGGAATTGCTCTTGAAATGGCAGCTTTTCTGGAAGATTTTGGCTTTAAAGCCGTTCCCTTAAATGCAAATTTTGTTTACCGTGAGAAAGTTATGGAATTTATGAAAGAACAGAAATCGGAACTACATCCTCCTGTTTCTCACAGGTATCTAGCTGTACGTTCCGGCATAGGCCATTTCGGATATTCAGGCCACATTATTACCAAGGAAAATGGGTCTGCAATTGTATTAGGGTCTGTAGTTACGGATGCTGAACTCATTCCAACAGAACCTTTGCCTGAAGAAGAGAACTATTGCGATGGATGTAAGATATGCCTTGCAGCCTGTTCATCTGGATACGTGGATCCGCTTGAAAAGGTTACCGTGACCCTTGGGGGAAAGGAGTTCAGCTACGGCAAGAGAAAAAATTTCTTCCGCTGTGGTCTTGTCTGTGGAGGACTTGCAGGTCTGAGTTCTTCCGGAAAATGGTCTACCTGGTCGCCGACTCGTTTTGACATTCCTGAAAAAGATGAGGATTTTCGAGCAGCAATGATCGAAAACCAACAGGCTCAGTGTGGAAGGCCGGAGGCAAAAGGTGGTTTCTTTTCAGCCGGAGGAAGAATGGAATACACATGTTCCAACTGTAATTTAATCTGCCATCCTGATAAAGAAATCAGAAAAGCACGATTAAAGATGCTCAGAAAAAGTGGAGTGGTTATCGAAGAACCCGATGGAACTCGTAGAGCTGTATCTCCAGAAGAAGCAAAAGAGTATCTCAAATCCATGCCTTTAGAGAGAAGAAAGTTCTATGAAGATGTTTCAGAGGAATAA
- a CDS encoding winged helix-turn-helix domain-containing protein: MSKKPNFEIEDIGAKLDVIHTDIKAFIEDSNRHQLESILAFVRSEYTTVLENHLVANIEMGLSKNMVKNCERMEQCKSVFTDLLQKNAALIKQPHVDVKLIDSKRVEIKTLGDVMPYDKCETCLSEVSDLLETQIDLMQSLKVYETNADKEQDISDVKSESMVNDVLEPLCNITRFDILKAVSSQPMSFSSLSKLTGLRGGNLFFHLQKLLDSRMIIQQHERGDYMITGKGFRLMEETTEMYSIFVHDNS, from the coding sequence ATGAGCAAAAAACCCAATTTTGAAATTGAAGACATCGGTGCAAAGCTCGATGTAATTCACACAGACATAAAAGCATTTATCGAAGATTCTAATAGGCATCAACTTGAGTCCATCTTGGCGTTTGTTAGGAGCGAATATACCACTGTCCTGGAGAATCATCTTGTTGCTAATATAGAGATGGGACTTTCAAAGAACATGGTCAAAAATTGTGAACGTATGGAACAATGTAAATCTGTGTTCACGGATTTGTTACAAAAAAATGCAGCACTTATCAAGCAGCCCCATGTAGATGTTAAACTGATTGATAGCAAACGCGTTGAAATAAAGACTTTAGGGGATGTGATGCCATATGACAAGTGCGAAACCTGCTTATCCGAAGTCTCAGACCTTCTCGAAACGCAAATAGATCTAATGCAGTCTCTGAAGGTATATGAAACAAATGCAGACAAAGAACAGGATATTTCAGATGTTAAATCAGAGTCTATGGTTAATGATGTGCTCGAACCTCTTTGTAACATCACGCGTTTTGATATACTTAAAGCAGTTTCCAGCCAACCAATGAGTTTTTCGTCCCTTTCCAAGCTTACAGGACTTCGTGGCGGCAACCTTTTTTTCCATCTACAAAAGCTTTTGGATAGCAGAATGATCATACAGCAGCATGAGAGGGGTGATTATATGATAACAGGTAAAGGGTTCAGGCTAATGGAAGAGACCACTGAAATGTATTCCATCTTTGTTCATGACAATAGCTGA
- a CDS encoding MTH865 family protein, which produces MSVKEEIHSEIVGGLADATFPINTPEDLLAAMPAGPDAACQTEDVRKLIKAEDFPIESAKQIADILVERAGL; this is translated from the coding sequence ATGAGCGTAAAAGAAGAAATCCATTCCGAGATAGTTGGTGGACTTGCAGATGCAACATTCCCTATAAACACACCCGAAGACCTTCTTGCAGCAATGCCTGCAGGTCCAGACGCCGCGTGTCAGACAGAAGATGTCCGTAAACTTATTAAAGCAGAGGACTTCCCAATCGAAAGTGCAAAGCAGATTGCTGACATCCTCGTTGAAAGGGCAGGGCTATAA
- a CDS encoding DNA polymerase has product MSKIAVRGYTQKIKGSSGNPFFKSKEVPLRHNRILAFDTETTIDQYQNFKIGFFQIYQEGYIQHEGLFYDPSMLTEKEDKTFSSYARKNEIPLYLLNEFIDDVFYPEIFESETLCVGFNLPFDISRISKRVGDSRGRNKGGFTFTLSENKFNPPIIVKKMGDAHSFKFTSTKENKGDNRKYVYFLDAQKLAEVLLQTKRISLDKAGQKLNTSIKKMKGIEHGKITKRYIDYLIQDVETTYQVYEKLIDELDLYQIDIPPTRIFSSASIGKHALRQLGIQSFLDLNPDFPSEMIGNIMTSYYGGRCECKIRKEPVNVTTLDFTSMYPTITMDMDLWKYMIAESLEMKDATDEIKDMLSKVDFAYLQNKDNWKDFVVMVKIVPDNDILPVRMDYKGSGAGFNVGINYFSSDLELWYALPDIIASVILTGKVPKIVEAIRYIPKGIQKGLRKSQILRIDIDPSKDNLVQVLVEERQKIKIKMKGINRVDPEYQKLKSRAQAIKILVNAMSYGIFIELNPEDKKSDIQVYGLDDFNTSENRFEKAGNYYHPLLAVMITAGSKLFLAMAEAKVKELGSVHAYMDTDSIFVPPEHAQEIIDYFQPLNPYNLNIDLLKPEKEEMWFYGISSKRYALYL; this is encoded by the coding sequence ATGTCTAAGATTGCTGTAAGGGGATATACTCAGAAGATTAAGGGATCTTCAGGAAACCCTTTCTTCAAATCAAAAGAAGTTCCACTAAGGCACAATAGGATATTGGCATTTGATACTGAAACAACAATAGATCAATACCAGAATTTCAAGATCGGTTTCTTTCAGATATATCAGGAAGGTTACATTCAGCATGAAGGGTTATTCTATGATCCTTCAATGCTCACCGAAAAAGAAGATAAGACTTTTTCAAGCTATGCAAGAAAGAATGAAATTCCCCTTTATCTTCTGAATGAGTTTATTGATGATGTTTTCTATCCTGAAATCTTTGAATCGGAAACCCTTTGTGTTGGATTCAATCTCCCTTTTGACATAAGCAGGATCTCAAAAAGAGTTGGAGATTCAAGAGGGAGGAACAAGGGAGGATTCACTTTTACTCTTTCAGAGAACAAATTCAATCCTCCAATTATTGTTAAGAAGATGGGAGATGCTCATTCCTTCAAATTTACATCAACTAAGGAGAATAAAGGGGATAACAGAAAATACGTATATTTCCTTGATGCTCAAAAGCTTGCTGAAGTATTGCTTCAAACAAAAAGAATCTCCCTAGATAAAGCAGGACAGAAGCTCAATACCAGTATTAAGAAGATGAAAGGAATTGAGCATGGAAAGATAACAAAGCGATACATTGATTATTTGATTCAGGATGTTGAAACAACCTATCAGGTTTATGAGAAGCTTATTGATGAGCTTGATCTGTACCAGATAGACATCCCACCAACCAGAATATTCAGCTCTGCGTCCATTGGAAAACATGCTTTAAGGCAATTGGGTATTCAATCGTTTTTAGATCTTAATCCCGATTTCCCTTCTGAGATGATTGGAAACATCATGACGTCTTACTATGGCGGGAGGTGTGAATGTAAGATCAGGAAAGAGCCTGTAAATGTAACAACTCTTGATTTTACTAGCATGTATCCAACCATTACTATGGATATGGATCTCTGGAAATACATGATTGCTGAATCACTTGAGATGAAGGATGCTACTGATGAGATCAAAGACATGCTCTCAAAAGTAGATTTTGCCTATCTTCAAAATAAGGACAACTGGAAAGATTTTGTTGTAATGGTTAAGATTGTACCTGATAATGATATATTGCCTGTCAGGATGGATTACAAAGGCTCTGGAGCAGGGTTTAACGTAGGGATTAATTACTTTAGTTCTGATCTTGAGTTATGGTATGCTCTGCCTGATATCATAGCCTCAGTTATTCTTACTGGCAAAGTTCCAAAGATCGTTGAAGCTATCAGGTATATTCCAAAAGGTATCCAGAAGGGATTAAGAAAAAGTCAGATACTTAGAATTGACATTGATCCCTCAAAGGATAATCTTGTTCAGGTACTTGTTGAGGAAAGGCAGAAGATCAAGATTAAGATGAAGGGTATCAACAGGGTAGATCCAGAATATCAAAAGCTAAAGAGCAGAGCACAGGCTATCAAGATACTAGTTAATGCTATGAGTTATGGGATCTTCATTGAGCTTAACCCAGAGGATAAGAAAAGTGATATTCAGGTTTATGGTTTGGATGACTTCAATACATCTGAGAACAGGTTTGAGAAGGCAGGTAACTATTATCATCCCTTGCTTGCTGTTATGATTACAGCAGGATCTAAGCTGTTCTTGGCAATGGCAGAAGCCAAAGTTAAAGAGCTTGGTTCTGTCCATGCCTACATGGATACGGATTCAATCTTTGTTCCTCCTGAACATGCTCAGGAGATCATTGATTATTTCCAGCCACTCAACCCATACAACCTTAATATTGATCTGTTGAAGCCTGAAAAAGAGGAGATGTGGTTTTATGGGATTTCCTCCAAGAGATATGCCCTTTACTTATGA
- a CDS encoding HNH endonuclease signature motif containing protein produces MEKESYANYIKRNKKGKKPPIACAVCGEDDANIIEMHHVEGRNNSEWIKPLCKNCHAKITAEQNKLSPKVRYSKASLQNKRAFNIISIGALLRELGQQLINVGMGMTENV; encoded by the coding sequence ATGGAAAAGGAAAGCTATGCTAATTACATTAAAAGAAATAAGAAAGGGAAGAAGCCACCTATTGCTTGTGCAGTATGTGGGGAAGATGATGCAAATATCATTGAGATGCATCATGTTGAAGGAAGGAATAATTCAGAATGGATCAAACCACTCTGTAAGAACTGCCATGCAAAGATAACAGCAGAACAGAACAAGCTCAGTCCTAAAGTGAGATACAGCAAGGCTTCTTTACAGAACAAAAGAGCCTTTAATATCATTTCAATTGGTGCATTATTGAGAGAGCTTGGACAGCAGTTGATTAATGTTGGAATGGGAATGACCGAAAATGTCTAA
- the cas1 gene encoding CRISPR-associated endonuclease Cas1 — translation MKMLLLNGHGINMHVDGAKLHIKDGRFSTTEEPQEYVFSPKRMDIDSIVVYGRSGSLSLEAIRWLIKHNVQTTMLDWNGKLLTTMLPSESTNVKTKFAQYHAYEDQDIRVKLAKKFIEAKFSKSEAVLDYLKQRYPEIEYDFSDDKTKLEKAKSIREILGVEGGVAWKYWNEYAKAVPEQYDFKARTDNYRRANGAGDKVNVMLNYGYALLESECLRAINSVGLDAHVGFLHEMNQSKYSLAYDLQEPFRFIVDLAVMNLIEKGAMDNKDFVRTESFSLRLRPTGARKVTEEFNSVMNGKVEYRKKNSSWGSVLLLKARELSHHLVGKRKAVEFVKPVYVGKRDDSDLLRKKILDMPYTEWKKMGFSKGTLHYMKQNAKSDEPFSLNAHVRERLETWVIAN, via the coding sequence ATGAAAATGTTACTTCTAAACGGTCATGGAATCAACATGCATGTTGATGGTGCTAAACTCCATATCAAAGATGGCAGATTCTCAACCACCGAAGAACCACAAGAGTATGTGTTCTCTCCAAAGAGGATGGATATTGATAGTATTGTTGTGTATGGAAGAAGTGGATCTTTAAGCCTTGAGGCTATCAGGTGGCTGATTAAGCACAATGTACAAACCACTATGTTGGACTGGAACGGTAAGTTGCTTACAACAATGCTTCCTTCTGAAAGTACCAATGTTAAAACAAAGTTTGCTCAGTATCATGCTTATGAAGATCAGGATATAAGAGTAAAGCTTGCTAAGAAGTTCATTGAAGCCAAGTTCTCCAAATCTGAGGCTGTTCTTGATTACCTTAAACAAAGATATCCTGAGATTGAGTATGATTTCTCTGATGATAAGACTAAACTTGAAAAAGCCAAATCCATAAGGGAGATACTTGGTGTTGAAGGTGGAGTTGCTTGGAAATACTGGAATGAGTATGCCAAAGCTGTTCCTGAACAGTATGATTTCAAGGCAAGAACGGATAATTACAGAAGGGCAAACGGAGCAGGCGATAAAGTCAATGTGATGCTCAATTATGGGTATGCTCTGCTTGAATCTGAATGCCTGAGAGCCATCAATTCAGTTGGTCTTGATGCTCACGTTGGTTTCCTTCATGAGATGAATCAGAGCAAATACAGTCTTGCTTATGACCTCCAAGAACCGTTCAGGTTCATTGTTGATCTTGCTGTAATGAACCTGATTGAAAAGGGAGCTATGGATAACAAGGATTTTGTAAGGACTGAAAGTTTCTCGTTAAGACTTAGACCTACTGGAGCAAGGAAGGTTACTGAAGAATTCAATTCTGTAATGAACGGTAAGGTTGAGTACAGGAAGAAAAACAGTTCTTGGGGATCTGTCCTGTTGCTCAAAGCAAGGGAGTTAAGCCATCATCTTGTTGGTAAGAGAAAAGCCGTTGAGTTTGTGAAACCTGTTTATGTTGGTAAGAGGGATGATTCAGACCTATTGAGGAAGAAGATTCTAGATATGCCATACACCGAATGGAAGAAGATGGGTTTTTCAAAGGGTACTTTGCATTACATGAAGCAGAATGCTAAGAGTGATGAACCTTTTTCTCTCAATGCTCATGTGAGGGAAAGGTTGGAAACTTGGGTAATTGCTAACTAA